Proteins found in one Panicum hallii strain FIL2 chromosome 4, PHallii_v3.1, whole genome shotgun sequence genomic segment:
- the LOC112890470 gene encoding disease resistance protein RPM1-like, translating to MGGLGKTTLTKKVYDTKDLRDKFDSHAWITVSQTFDRKELLKGMVEQLFGVDSFKRFLEEHQGKVLEVHHLTLPTCKKDSEKRYFIVLDDVWTTEAWNFFKLSFPDNSKDDSCVVVTTRDGKLAEQFCSASYIHQLKFLEKEVAKSLFLKKAQKRPDDLDKDDHTKGTVEKILNKCGGLPLAIVTIGANKVTKEWENLYNQHPSELSSNPSLEDLRRVVHLSYNHLPSHFKPCFLHLSIFPEDFEIEGKHLVNRWVAEGFVTHATSRRTLEDIAESYFYELISRSMIQPSKLDFLGHVKTCRVHDISVSISTQENHIFLVEERTSATATSTESIRHISCLVSGKLNSSMDFSRVRSFTMFSEPMQPIASLCSSEFKMLRVLDLKNARFYAVQQHIRNIGLLLHLKYLHFPNRVSDVYAIPRCIGNLQGLQTLDLQKSRVSSLPAEITKLHNLRSLRCSKSPRFAYFSTSDYGEWFSDAFSLVNLADRYSRGAATTELHMALSSCWSYSSGIKLPRGVGRLKQLQILEKVDTKRTTRKAIKELGELTQLRRLVVRGRAASKEKCKAFCEAAQKLSSLRSLNVSTKESAYVADEELDMLVSFESPLPSLERLKLKGRPQKIPAWVGNCVNLVKVDLEYCKLKELEALAQLPNLIQLRLDTFAYDAEKLVLR from the coding sequence ATGGGTGGCCTTGGCAAGACAACTCTAACCAAGAAGGTGTATGATACAAAGGATCTTCGTGACAAGTTTGACAGCCATGCTTGGATCACAGTATCACAGACTTTCGACAGAAAGGAGCTTCTCAAGGGGATGGTCGAGCAACTCTTTGGGGTTGACTCGTTTAAAAGATTCTTAGAGGAGCATCAAGGGAAGGTTCTGGAAGTGCATCATCTCACACTACCTACCTGCAAGAAAGACTCGGAGAAAAGGTACTTCATTGTTCTCGATGATGTTTGGACCACTGAAGCATGGAATTTCTTCAAGCTTAGTTTTCCAGACAATAGTAAAGATGATAGCTGTGTAGTAGTGACTACACGAGACGGTAAATTAGCTGAACAATTTTGCTCCGCATCGTACATCCACCAGCTTAAATTCCTAGAGAAAGAAGTTGCTAAAAGTTTGTTTCTGAAAAAGGCACAGAAGAGACCTGATGACCTAGATAAAGATGATCATACCAAGGGAACAGTTGAGAAGATACTGAACAAATGTGGTGGACTACCACTCGCCATTGTCACGATAGGAGCCAATAAGGTTACGAAGGAGTGGGAGAACCTGTACAACCAACACCCCTCAGAGCTGTCAAGCAACCCAAGCCTGGAAGACCTGAGGCGAGTGGTTCATCTTAGCTACAACCATCTGCCTTCTCATTTCAAGCCTTGCTTTCTACATCTCAGCATCTTTCCTGAAGATTTTGAGATTGAAGGGAAGCACCTCGTGAATAGGTGGGTAGCTGAAGGGTTTGTGACACATGCTACTAGCAGGCGGACACTTGAAGACATTGCTGAGAGTTACTTCTATGAACTCATCAGTCGAAGCATGATTCAACCATCCAAGTTGGATTTTCTTGGACATGTGAAGACCTGCAGAGTTCATGATATTTCAGTATCAATCTCTACTCAGGAGAACCATATTTTCTTAGTTGAAGAGCGTACAAGTGCCACTGCTACATCAACAGAAAGCATCCGGCATATATCATGCCTTGTTAGCGGGAAATTGAACAGTAGCATGGATTTCAGCCGAGTTCGATCCTTTACTATGTTCAGTGAGCCTATGCAGCCAATAGCCTCACTTTGTTCTTCCGAATTCAAGATGTTGAGGGTTCTCGATCTTAAAAATGCTCGATTCTATGCAGTGCAACAACACATCAGAAATATTGGATTGCTGCTACACTTGAAATACTTGCATTTCCCTAATCGTGTTTCAGATGTTTATGCAATTCCAAGATGCATAGGGAACCTGCAAGGCTTGCAGACTCTAGATTTACAGAAATCACGTGTGTCATCCCTACCAGCGGAAATAACTAAACTTCATAATCTTCGCAGTCTCCGGTGTAGCAAGTCACCAAGATTTGCTTATTTTAGTACAAGTGACTATGGTGAATGGTTTAGTGATGCCTTCTCTTTAGTTAATTTAGCTGACCGTTATTCTCGTGGTGCAGCAACTACTGAGCTGCACATGGCTTTGTCTAGCTGCTGGTCTTATTCATCTGGCATTAAGTTGCCCAGAGGAGTGGGAAGATTGAAACAGCTACAGATACTAGAGAAAGTGGATACGAAGCGAACAACCAGAAAAGCAATTAAAGAGCTAGGGGAACTAACTCAGCTGAGGAGGTTAGTTGTGAGAGGGAGAGCGGCCTCCAAGGAAAAGTGCAAGGCATTCTGTGAGGCTGCGCAGAAGCTGTCCTCCCTCCGTTCACTCAATGTGAGTACTAAGGAGTCGGCATACGTAGCTGATGAGGAGCTGGATATGTTAGTTTCTTTTGAGTCCCCTCTCCCCTCGCTTGAGAGGCTCAAATTGAAGGGGCGTCCTCAGAAGATACCTGCTTGGGTTGGTAACTGTGTGAACTTGGTGAAGGTTGACTTGGAGTATTGTAAGCTCAAGGAACTGGAGGCCTTGGCTCAACTGCCCAACTTGATCCAACTTCGACTTGATACATTTGCATACGATGCAGAGAAATTAGTGCTCCGCTAG
- the LOC112889867 gene encoding UDP-glycosyltransferase 708A6-like, whose translation MPISGARPHVVLLPSAGMGHLVPFGRLAVALSGGRGCDVSVAAVLPTVSSAEARHLEALFAAAGTAVRRLDFRLAPFDASEFPGADPFFLRFEAMRRSAPLLGLLLAAAGASALVTDIALASVVLPVARERGVPCYVLFTASAAMLAFCAYFPAHLDASAADGRGAVVGDVDVPGVYRVPKSSVPQALHDPKHLFTQQFVANGRGLVDADGILVNTFDAFEPEAITALREGSVASGFPPVFAVGPLLPVRFPPQEPAEDPAGYMQWLDAQPARSVVYVSFGSRKAISPDQLRELAAGLEASGHRFLWVVKSTVVDRDEAAELGDLLGDEGFLGRVQGRALVTKGWVEQEEILQHGSVGLFVSHCGWNSLTEAAASGVPVLAWPRFGDQRINAAVVARSRLGAWEERWSWDGEEGLVTGKEVAEKIKAMMADEAVAKKAATVGEAAAAATAKGGTSYWSLAEFVGRCRDAGGRHE comes from the coding sequence ATGCCGATCTCCGGCGCCCGGCCGCACGTCGTCCTGCTACCGAGCGCCGGCATGGGCCACCTGGTCCCGTTCGGCCGCCTGGCCGTCGCGCTGTcgggcggccgcggctgcgACGTCTCCGTCGCCGCGGTGCTCCCCACCGTGTCCTCCGCGGAGGCCCGGCACCTCGAGGCGCTCTTCGCCGCGGCGGGCACGGCCGTCCGCCGGCTCGACTTCCGCCTGGCGCCGTTCGACGCGTCCGAGTTCCCCGGCGCCGACCCCTTCTTCCTCCGCTTCGAGGCCATGCGCCGCTCCGCGCCGCTGCTCGGcctgctcctcgccgccgccggcgcgtccGCGCTCGTCACGGACATCGCGCTGGCCTCCGTCGTCCTGCCCGTCGCCAGGGAGCGTGGCGTCCCGTGCTACGTCCTCTTCACGGCCTCCGCCGCGATGCTCGCCTTCTGCGCCTACTTCCCCGCCCACCTCGACGCCAGCGCCGCCGACGGCCGCGGGGCCGTCGTCGGCGACGTCGATGTCCCCGGCGTGTACCGGGTCCCAAAGTCCTCCGTCCCGCAGGCGCTGCACGACCCGAAGCACCTCTTCACCCAGCAGTTCGTGGCGAACGGACGCGGTCTCGTGGACGCTGACGGCATCCTTGTCAACACGTTCGACGCCTTCGAGCCGGAGGCCATCACGGCCCTACGGGAAGGCTCGGTGGCCTCCGGCTTCCCGCCGGTGTTCGCCGTCGGCCCGCTCCTCCCGGTGAGGTTTCCACCGCAGGAGCCGGCGGAAGACCCTGCCGGCTACATGCAGTGGCTCGACGCGCAGCCGGCGCGGTCGGTGGTGTACGTGAGCTTCGGCAGCCGCAAGGCCATTTCGCCAGACCAGCTCCGGGAGCTCGCCGCGGGGCTCGAGGCCAGCGGCCACCGGTTCCTGTGGGTGGTAAAAAGCACCGTCGTTGACAGGGACGaggccgccgagctcggcgacCTGCTCGGCGACGAGGGGTTCCTGGGGCGGGTGCAGGGGCGCGCGCTCGTGACCAAGGGGTGGGTGGAGCAGGAGGAGATCCTGCAGCACGGGTCGGTGGGCCTGTTCGTCAGCCACTGCGGGTGGAACTCCCTGACGGAGGCCGCGGCGTCCGGAGTGCCAGTGCTGGCGTGGCCGCGCTTCGGTGACCAGCGCATCAACGCCGCCGTGGTGGCGCGCAGCCGGCTGGGCGCGTGGGAGGAGCGGTGGAGCTGGGACGGGGAGGAAGGGTTGGTGACCGGGAAGGAGGTCGCGGAGAAGATCAAGGCCATGATGGCGGACGAGGCGGTGGCCAAGAAGGCAGCGACggtcggggaagcggcggcagcggccacGGCAAAGGGCGGGACGAGCTACTGGAGCTTGGCGGAGTTCGTTGGGCGGTGCCGCGACGCAGGCGGCAGGCACGAGTGA
- the LOC112889866 gene encoding UDP-glucose:2-hydroxyflavanone C-glucosyltransferase-like has product MSSPSPPNSASGDCPGPAATPRIVLFPSAGMGHLVPFTRLAVALSAGHRCDVSLVTALPTVSSAESRHIAALSAAFPAVRRTDMDLRLAPFDASSEFPGADPFYVRYEALRRSAPLLLAPLLAGASALVADIALASVAIPVARELHVPCYVFFTASATMLSLKAYFPAYLDARGAGQHGVGDVDVPGVYCIPSSSVPQALHDPDDIFTRQFVANGRALVAANGLLINAFEAMEPEAVAALHGGAVVAGLPPVFAVGPLMPVKLGETGEEQGNYRAWLDAQPTRSVVYVSFGSRKALARDQIKELAAGLEACGHRFLWVVKGAVVDRDDAGELNDLIGDDEGFLQRVQGRGLVTKSWVEQDEVLRHPAVGLFVSHCGWNSVTEAASSGVPVLAWPRFADQRVNARVAARAGLGVWVERWSWEGEEAVVTAEDIAEQVAAVMGDEAVAEKAASVLEAAARAVADGGTSHRSLAEFVRRCRGGTAIHTPRVKF; this is encoded by the coding sequence ATGTCCTCACCGTCACCGCCGAACTCCGCCTCCGGCGATTGCCCGGGACCGGCAGCCACGCCGCGCATCGTCCTTTTCCCCAGCGCTGGCATGGGGCACCTGGTCCCGTTCACCCGCCTCGCCGTCGCGCTGTCCGCCGGACACCGCTGCGACGTCTCCCTCGTGACGGCCCTGCCCACCGTGTCGTCCGCCGAGTCCCGCCACATCGCCGCGCTCTCCGCCGCCTTCCCCGCCGTCCGGCGGACGGACATGGACCTCCGCCTCGCCCCGTTCGACGCGTCGTCCGAGTTCCCCGGCGCCGACCCGTTCTACGTCCGCTACGAGGCCCTGCGCCGCTCCGCGCCCCTGCTCCTCGCCCCGCTGCTCGCCGGCGCGTCGGCGCTCGTCGCGGACATCGCGCTGGCCTCCGTGGCCATACCCGTAGCCAGGGAGCTCCACGTCCCGTGCTACGTCTTCTTCACCGCGTCTGCCACGATGCTCTCCCTGAAAGCCTACTTCCCCGCCTACCTCGACGCCCGCGGCGCCGGACAACATGGCGTCGGCGACGTCGACGTCCCAGGCGTGTACTGCATCCCGAGTTCGTCCGTCCCGCAGGCGCTGCATGATCCGGACGACATCTTCACCCGGCAGTTCGTCGCGAATGGCCGCGCGCTCGTGGCAGCCAACGGCCTCCTGATCAACGCCTTCGAGGCCATGGAGCCGGAGGCCGTCGCGGCTCTGCACGGTGGCGCCGTGGTCGCCGGCCTCCCGCCGGTGTTCGCCGTGGGGCCGCTTATGCCGGTGAAACTTGGGGAGACAGGGGAAGAACAGGGGAATTACAGGGCGTGGCTCGACGCGCAGCCGACACGGTCGGTGGTGTACGTCAGCTTCGGCAGCCGCAAGGCCCTGGCCAGGGACCAGATCAAAGAGCTCGCCGCCGGGCTGGAAGCGTGTGGCCACCGGTTCTTGTGGGTGGTTAAGGGAGCCGTCGTGGACAGAGACGATGCCGGCGAGCTCAACGACCTGATCGGCGACGACGAGGGCTTCCTGCAGCGCGTGCAAGGCCGGGGCCTGGTGACCAAGTCCTGGGTGGAGCAGGACGAGGTGCTGAGGCACCCGGCCGTGGGGCTGTTCGTGAGCCACTGCGGGTGGAACTCGGTGACGGaggcggcgagcagcggcgtgCCGGTGCTGGCGTGGCCGAGGTTCGCGGACCAGCGGGTGAACGCCCGCGTGGCGGCGCGAGCTGGGCTCGGCGTGTGGGTGGAGCGGTGGAGCtgggagggggaggaggcggtggTGACGGCGGAGGACATCGCGGAGCAGGTGGCGGCAGTGATGGGAGACGAGGCGGTGGCAGAGAAGGCGGCGAGCGTACTCGAGGCGGCGGCAAGAGCCGTGGCGGACGGCGGCACAAGCCACCGGAGCCTGGCGGAATTCGTGCGTCGTTGCCGGGGCGGAACCGCCATACATACGCCGCGGGTGAAGTTTTAG